The Anastrepha ludens isolate Willacy chromosome 2, idAnaLude1.1, whole genome shotgun sequence genome contains a region encoding:
- the LOC128860426 gene encoding uncharacterized protein LOC128860426: MLLNLIDSCKRRLLGYEKHTVIRLSTLLDPRFKKEGFLFSHNVSESVKALETELTQHNKNPAVYKSEPPTPTETATPNQQLFAFLKSNIAKKPRAERVDAILSLRNFYESPNLDQDSNPLDYWKNMNGNDALKACCKKLLCIPAT, from the exons AtgctattaaatttaattgataGCTGTAAACGCAGACTGTTGGGATATGAAAAACACACTGTTATCAGATTATCCACGTTGCTGGATCCTCGATTCAAAAAGGAGGGCTTCCTTTTTTCTCACAACGTTTCAGAATCCGTAAAAGCGTTGGAAACCGAATTAACCCAGCACAACAAAAATCCTGCTGTCTACAAATCCGAGCCACCAACACCAACTGAGACTGCAACGCCAAATCAGcaattgtttgcatttttgaaaagcaaCATTGCCAAAAAACCGAGGGCTGAACGAGTTGACGCCATTTTAAGCCTTCGGAACTTTTACGAAAGTCCAAATTTGGATCAAGATTCTAACCCTCTTGATTATTGGaag AACATGAATGGAAATGACGCTCTGAAGGCTTGCTGCAAAAAGCTTTTATGCATTCCGGCAACCTAA